The DNA window ttttcttaaaaattgtaTTAGACTATAACATGCTTTTGAaacttgtttgagaccatatgACAGTTTATAGACtttgtcttctttttgtttTATAGCATACTCATATGgttgttcaatataaaaaatttcaattaaatcaCCATTTAAGAATTATGTCTTACATCAAGTTGATACAAACTCCATTCTAGTGTAGCTGCAATGGAAATCATCATTGAAGTAATTTGGATCACCAATAGTGAAGATTATTACTGAGTTATACCTTCTTATTCTGACATAGGACTTCTATTCAAAATATGGACGGTCCACTTTACCATATTAATGATCGTTTGGTTCTTTTTCAACAATCTCATTTTGTTGTGGGGTGTATGATGTTGTGAgctgttttttttattctatttgtaTCACAAAAAGTTGTGAAACGAAAACCTTTTAGAGTTCATTCACTTTCCTTTTCATCCAAACttttaaaatgtgtaaatacATTGAAAGCCTTTGATTTTTCAGtcaaaaaatataacaaagttTTACGACTGAAATtgtcaataaatataataaaatacatttcaTCTCCTTTAGAAACAAGATTAAGTGATCTAGAAATGTTAGCATGTACAAGTTGAAGAACTTCTATAGCTCTCTAATTGATTTCTTTAGAAAATTGATCTCTCTTCTATTTTCCAAGCAAACACTCTTGACATAATTTTGAAGGAGTTTCAAAATTTGGAAGACCCCTTACCATCTCTTTCTGTTATAATGTCATCAAGCCATTATAGCTTAAAGTGTCCATATACTTGCTGCCAAAATTTAGCTTCATCTTCTTTAATTACAAACATTTATCTTGTCTTTTCCTTTTTTGGATATGCATAATAAACATTTTGTTTCTAGTCATATCAATGGTCATGATCATCCCATTTTTTCTAGGATAACTTATCACCTTCTAATAGAACAGAGAGCCGTTTGAAAGTAGTTGTCATGTacttattaaatttagtttcaaaCATGGTACATAAAAATACCTCAGTAAGCATATGAATCTTCCTATTTACGACCATCTTGATGTTTCCTTTTTTTTGACAACCAAAATAGTGATCTCTCATTCTTACTGATGTATTAAAACTTTAATTGAAATCCGAGAACAATTTTTTCTTGTCACAGTCAGAGTCAATGTACCACATTTCTTTTTCACTTTGTTCCTCATCATCTACACTTGCCATCAACAATAATTCTTCAATAGTTTCTACATATTGTACCTTTGTCTCTATTTCTCTTGTAGGACATTCAACTATGTAGTGTCtgtctcttcatcttcttcaaaatctAGAAATACCTCTTCCTCCGTAAGAAGAGTGAGTCATCATGACTAATCTTAAAAGTTTGTTCAACTTCTGTGCTGTGTGTTCATTCATCCTAGATTCATGAACAAACAAGCTACTTTGTAGTACATCAATTGTTAAAGTATCAATATTGTTTGATTCTTCAATTGAACATATCACATAGTCAAATTTTGTTGTCATGGatcatatgatttttttttctataaccaCAACATCCTCCATATTTTCTCCAGCAACCCTCATTTTGTTTACAATTGTGAGGGTTCTTCCAAAATAGTCTGTGATAGACTCTCCAATCTTCATCTGCATAATCTCAAACTCTTTTTGAAGAGCTTTCCGTCGTGCCTTTTGCATCCGAGCAGTTCTCCTATACATTTGTTTCAATGAATCTCAGATGCTCTTAGACATATCTTTGTTCCAGGTTTGTCTCTAGCGTTGCACTATCTAAATccataaagagaaaattttTCACTTTTAGGTTTTTCAGCTTTAGAGCTTTCCTTGCTTTCTTCTGTGCATTGGTAAGCCTCTCTTCGTTGTTTGTTGGTACTCCTTTTTCAATTAGCCCCCAAAAGTCCTTCGATCGCAGAAAATTCTCCATGAGCATAGTCCAGTGATCGTAGTGCTCAGTGAGTTTAAGAATGACGACTTGAACGAAATTGTTCTCCTCATTCGTCATGACAGTGCTTCAGATTCTTATCAGCTTAAATGTAATCAAATGCGTAAAATCAAATGTTATTTCATCACTAACTTAATTAAGAACCTAATATCAATTATAccaaaatctaatctaatctcATTGCATTTGAATGAATTTGTTTATAAACTAAACTATATAACTAGAAATAGGAACAAACTAAGCCAATTACAAAATTCTGGATTTTCTGAACAATACACCAATTTAACGCCCAAAAATTTCCTTGATCATGGGTCATTCAGGTCAGCTTGAAACTGGATATATAGGATCCAATTTGGGGAAGACAAGAATCAAACATTCTTCAAGCCTTCAAAGTATAAACTGGGTATTTGAAGAAGTGTTCATCAAAATAAAGATCTCAATCAATGGCTTCTTCAATTCAATTGCAAACTGTTTCTGCACTTTCTAACCTATCATCCTAAACATATTCATCCTAGTTTAAACGTAATCAAACATTCTTCAACCTTCAAAGTATAAACTGGGTATTTGAAGAGGGCCCTTCATCGAGCCAACACATTTGTACTTATGCTGGTTGTATTTGTCTCTGACTGCTACCAAGGAGCCTCCTCTTTTACCCAACTGCAAGTCTTGTATAAGAAGGACACATTCCTTTAAATCAGCAGGTTTGTATCCTGAAAGCTTTTCAAGGTTTGCATTCCATGGATGTTTATCAGGGTGGAACATAAACCTGGAAAGGAATACGACAGAAGAAGCAATCACGGATGGCAGGAACTTGACACAGGCATAGTCCAGCAAACTCAACTCTGCCAAGTAGCATCCCAATAACTGAAACTCCAAATCGGGATATTTTCGATCCTGTTGAGAAATCCTGGAGAATCTTCTCAAGAAGGTATTAATGGTTGGACTGCTGACTTCGAATTTAAGAGAGTTAAGTATGTCGGCTTCCATCTTGACCAGCTCTTCCTTTTTGTAAGTGTTATCTGTGATGTAGCAGAAGTCATCAAGTGTTGGAGGATTAATCTCTTCAAACTTTGAGGCAATCGACATGGAAGAAACGCCAAGCAACTGCAGGCTCTGCTTATTGAGAGGATTAAGAGACAAGAATCTGTCAATGTAAGTGATTGAGAGATAAAGGGTATCGGATTGAAGATTGTATTCTTCTGCAACCTCCACCAACCAATCCACCAAGACCCCTCTCATGTTTGCTGTCACATCTTTTTGCACCTTGTCGATATAGTCTTGCAGCGGCCTTCTCTTTGCCTCTTTCTCCATGTTATGAAGATAACCGTAGATATCGGTCACGTAACCATCGCACATCTCAGAATCATCAAACTTCGCTGCTGCTGCTGTTGCTGCTGCTGTTTCAATTTCACGTACAGCCGCCGTATGAGTACTAATTAAATTGGAAATCCCATCGAGAGGGGCTCTCTTCTTGGCGGGGGACTGCAGATGAGAATCATGTCCGACTATTGCGTCGGCTGTCCTCTTCTTCCCGAAGCGAGTAACACTCACTGAGTTTACTTTGACAGTCATACCTAACTTCTTCTACTATATGATTGATTCTtcctagaagaagaagaagaagaagaagaagaaggagataGAACAGGGGAagcgaagacgaagacgaagaaggAGATGATATGGCTTGTGATTTGGGAGGGTGATGAATAAGAAGGCATGGTTCCAGAGAAGCCACCATGTCTGCAAATTTCAAATGTTTTCTAATGGCGCTCTCCCTCACATGAAAACGAAAATTAGAACCTCAAATCCCCCAAATGTTTGAAAATTAGAAAGCCAAATCCCCAAATGAttgaaaaagaatgaaaattttcacCTTCTTCTTCTGTTTTTAAATTGCTCCTCAACTTTATCTTTATTCAAATTGAACCTCAAACACTTTTTAATAGTTGGGTCATTTAATTAGCATTAAGGTTGTCGATGGAATTAGGGTTTAGTGTTTTTAAATACTAAGTATGGTTGTTGTGACTATCATATCTCCTTCAAGTTAGAGGAGTGATTCGTGCAATTAAGTTTGGGAACTTTTTGTGAGGTATTTAAATGTGATGGtgttttcttttatcattatgtttttattttctttatgtgAGTTTTTGTTTAAATGTGATGGtgttttcttttatcattatgtttttattttctttatgtgagtttttgtttattaagtCTATTCTTAAccatatttgtaatttattcaaataaattattttaatgattgatAATATAAGTTCTCTAATAATATAGTTACTTGTTTCATGATTTAtctcaatttcaaataatataatattttaaaatatgatatttttaaataaaattaatattagtttttgattttatttagtttacaatttattaaaatagtcTAAGTggtcatttttttataacatattaaaataatatatatatatatatatatatataaaaagtaactAATAAAACTTATGACGGCTAAACCTAGATTAGGCTCTCTTCTCCTTAAGATTCGGTTACATACCGCTACATTGTTCTTTAGAATTTGAAGGCAATCAAATCGGACATCTTCAATCGGCTTTCTCAACAACCTTTAAATATGCCCAGGCGTTTGGGGTCTGTGAAGGCTATGCATTGTAACATGAATGGCACATGTGGTATAGAGAGTCCTAGAAAGGGGTTGGCAACCGACTAGACTCTAAGTCCACCATAAAGGGAATGAGATGTCTCTAGTTAGAATTCAACCTATGCAGCAAACTAGTTTTAGAGCGGTACAACTAGTTCCTCGTAAGGATGAATCTCAAAATTATGCAGTTGTGGTAGGCGCTAAGAAACAAATTGTTTGGGTCAACTTGACAAAGATGACGAAGACAGTTAATGTTAGAACTAAATCGTTTGAAAAACAAACGTTGGAGGTGCGCCCTGGAGTTGTGACTATTTCGGAAATTAAGAACGAAAATAAAAGAGTAATTGTGGTTGATTTGTTTCAATTAAAGTTGTTACGTCGGGCTTTTCATATGTTGACTTGGAACCGAGGGCATTTGGGGCTCGGACTTAATGATGACGTCTTTTGGTATGGATTCAATTCTTATGGAAGATAGGTTGCTTTatggaaaaaatttaaaacaacatttatcATGCCAATTGATAAACACATTAAACCCTTAGTTGATGAAGGAATTCGACAACTAATTGATGGTCGGATAGTTAATATTGAAAATCAACATGTTATTGAGCCCACATGCAATATCAAATCGCCCTTAGATATGAAGTGTACATTGATTCGATTGTTTGGAATGACAACAGATATGTGGAATCATGATCTTCTTAGTCAGGCCGGTAATGATCTTGAGGGATTTATTGAACTCGACGAAGAAACTCAAAGAGCACAAGAGAACATTGGGTTATAATTAGGGTGCGTCAATCTGATCCACATAGACGTTATCCTGAATCTATTTGTGTTGATAACGGGATACAATTATATAAAGTGATTGTGTGGCCTAAACGTCCTATTGTTGTGTCTCCTTCTCCGAGATCAAATATGCATGTGCAGAGGCATCAATTTCATTTGGGCTAACAAGATAGTCAATGATAATCTCATTTTACGTTGCTCTGACTCGTATGGCTAGCCTTGCAGATGTTTAAGATGATTCAACTCAAATTACAAACTattatactaatatttaaaataaataaaatccaaaccGCTAATATAACCCATAGAAAATTATTCTCCCAATTTCTTAATTGAATGTTAACCGAGTATCTACCCAAATTAACATCTACTTTCTCATACATGTCTTCATTCCATGCTACAAGAATTCGACTCGATGCCCCTATAGAATCAAGAGCCTCCCAACCACACAACCGTCAATTACATAGATCCTTAATGATCCATTGATCCATCTTTCAAATTTTAGTCTCACTAAAACAGTATATGCCACAACCAAGAGTTCCCATTAGTGACTTAATGATACCTCTCTTCACACCATCATTTAATCATAAACGTTCCAAGCAATAATGTTTCCAATCATTGATAAAATCTAATAAGAATTACCTTTTTTCGACTTCGAGACGCACTTTCTTACTTGCGTATAACCCTGTGGCAGATCATTTAGCTTCTTCAGCGGGCAATGATGCGGTAGTTTTTATGAAGAATTAGTTGGATAAAAGTATACGGTATGGGTGGAATCTCATGCACAATGGACCACGCTTCAGTCTTTAATTCAAGTACCTCCTTCatgaaagattttttttcatcCATCGTCATATTAAGTGTCGagaattttattcaaatattttcgTTGATATCATAATCTGGCTCAGAAACCACCGATTTATCATCAGACACatcatgaataaaaaatagtGATTCAAGAATATTAATCTCAGGATAAAGAGTTCTAATAGGATTGGCATGGATTATATCTTCTACGGGTGACCATAACTTATTTCTACCTcgtcaataatttctttttcgaaaaacaaatttaaaataagacgATGAGTTAATGAACTTAGCTTTTGATATACCACCATCTACATACTCTCA is part of the Impatiens glandulifera chromosome 1, dImpGla2.1, whole genome shotgun sequence genome and encodes:
- the LOC124922078 gene encoding putative cyclin-A3-1, producing MTVKVNSVSVTRFGKKRTADAIVGHDSHLQSPAKKRAPLDGISNLISTHTAAVREIETAAATAAAAKFDDSEMCDGYVTDIYGYLHNMEKEAKRRPLQDYIDKVQKDVTANMRGVLVDWLVEVAEEYNLQSDTLYLSITYIDRFLSLNPLNKQSLQLLGVSSMSIASKFEEINPPTLDDFCYITDNTYKKEELVKMEADILNSLKFEVSSPTINTFLRRFSRISQQDRKYPDLEFQLLGCYLAELSLLDYACVKFLPSVIASSVVFLSRFMFHPDKHPWNANLEKLSGYKPADLKECVLLIQDLQLGKRGGSLVAVRDKYNQHKYKCVGSMKGPLQIPSLYFEG